One region of gamma proteobacterium HIMB55 genomic DNA includes:
- a CDS encoding nitroreductase (PFAM: Nitroreductase family) encodes MSSAAETFQAIVNERRSIRAFKSDPVERDVIDAVFAPALRAPSNCNTQPWFVHIVTGEKLEKLREVLPMAFAKGDVAPDFPYDGVYEGVYKDRQYGAAKALYDALGIPREEKAKRQEWFLGNFRFFDAPAVAFFMLPDGFGLREACDLGMFTQTVMLGLTAQGLGSCPQTALGFMAKQIREVIDVPEHHKLMFGLSFGYPVDTPINDVVTDRTDLNSAVTFHS; translated from the coding sequence ATGAGCAGTGCGGCTGAAACCTTCCAAGCTATCGTAAATGAGCGACGCTCGATCCGTGCATTCAAATCGGACCCTGTCGAGCGCGACGTTATCGATGCGGTATTTGCACCAGCGCTTCGTGCTCCAAGCAATTGCAATACACAGCCATGGTTTGTCCACATCGTCACTGGAGAAAAGCTTGAGAAGCTTCGAGAAGTACTGCCTATGGCTTTCGCAAAGGGCGATGTGGCGCCTGACTTTCCTTATGACGGTGTCTACGAGGGTGTCTACAAAGACCGTCAGTATGGAGCAGCCAAGGCCCTCTACGATGCCTTAGGCATTCCTCGAGAAGAGAAAGCTAAGCGGCAGGAGTGGTTCCTTGGTAACTTCCGTTTCTTTGACGCACCCGCGGTAGCGTTCTTCATGCTTCCCGACGGATTTGGCTTGAGAGAAGCCTGCGATTTGGGGATGTTCACGCAAACGGTAATGTTGGGCTTGACCGCGCAGGGACTAGGCTCCTGCCCGCAGACAGCACTCGGCTTTATGGCAAAGCAAATCCGCGAAGTGATCGACGTGCCGGAGCACCACAAACTGATGTTCGGTTTGTCGTTTGGCTATCCCGTTGATACCCCAATCAATGACGTAGTCACAGACCGCACAGATCTGAACTCAGCGGTCACGTTCCATAGTTGA
- a CDS encoding 3,4-dihydroxy-2-butanone 4-phosphate synthase (PFAM: GTP cyclohydrolase II; 3,4-dihydroxy-2-butanone 4-phosphate synthase~TIGRFAM: 3,4-dihydroxy-2-butanone 4-phosphate synthase): MPLDSVPDILDDIREGKMVILMDDEDRENEGDLVIAAEKVTPEIINFFATEACGLICMPITAERARQLRIPLMVRDNRSQHETNFTVSIDATHAVGPGVSAKQRAHTILEAVKGDAKPSDISQPGHIFPLVAKPGGVLQRAGHTEAGVDLARMAGCEPAAVIVEIMNEDGTMARRPELEVFAEKHNLRIGTIADLIEYRALHEQSVRCTGEFPIDTRWGAFTLTTFEDLVDGQIQYALHKGDLTAPDLPVRIQPINTLRDVLGTKLPSGSQGWSYESAMAYIAEQGRGLVVMLGGWESPDTIMRNIAQLAGTADVEAPPQNYRVIGTGAQMLRHLGVTNMKVMSAPIKFNAISGFQLEVSGFIPRL, translated from the coding sequence ATGCCGCTAGATTCGGTTCCGGATATCCTTGACGATATCCGCGAAGGAAAAATGGTCATTCTCATGGATGACGAAGACCGTGAAAACGAGGGAGACCTCGTGATTGCGGCGGAAAAAGTCACGCCAGAAATTATCAATTTCTTTGCGACCGAGGCTTGCGGCTTGATCTGCATGCCTATCACAGCTGAACGAGCACGCCAGCTGCGCATACCCCTCATGGTGCGCGATAATCGCTCACAGCATGAGACAAACTTCACGGTATCTATCGACGCCACGCATGCGGTCGGTCCCGGTGTCAGTGCAAAGCAACGTGCTCACACAATCTTAGAAGCGGTGAAGGGTGACGCTAAACCCTCTGACATCTCACAGCCAGGCCATATATTCCCACTGGTAGCGAAGCCAGGTGGCGTTTTGCAGCGTGCAGGCCACACGGAAGCAGGTGTTGACCTTGCACGGATGGCAGGTTGTGAGCCTGCGGCCGTAATCGTAGAGATCATGAACGAAGATGGCACGATGGCGCGACGTCCAGAGTTAGAGGTCTTCGCTGAGAAGCACAACCTTCGCATCGGTACGATTGCAGATCTGATCGAGTACCGCGCATTACACGAGCAATCAGTTCGCTGCACCGGTGAATTTCCTATCGATACGCGTTGGGGGGCATTCACGCTGACTACTTTTGAAGATCTGGTGGACGGGCAGATTCAATACGCACTTCATAAGGGCGACCTCACTGCGCCCGATCTGCCGGTCCGGATTCAGCCGATCAATACCTTGCGTGACGTCCTTGGCACAAAGCTTCCCAGTGGCTCTCAAGGTTGGTCTTACGAATCTGCCATGGCTTATATTGCGGAACAGGGGCGAGGCTTGGTGGTAATGCTCGGCGGTTGGGAATCACCTGACACCATCATGCGCAATATTGCGCAGCTCGCCGGCACCGCTGACGTCGAGGCACCACCGCAGAATTATCGGGTTATTGGTACAGGTGCACAGATGCTTCGACACCTTGGCGTCACTAACATGAAAGTCATGTCAGCACCCATTAAGTTCAACGCGATATCCGGTTTCCAACTTGAGGTATCGGGCTTCATTCCGCGCCTATAA
- a CDS encoding acetyl-CoA acetyltransferase (PFAM: Thiolase, C-terminal domain; Thiolase, N-terminal domain~TIGRFAM: acetyl-CoA acetyltransferases) → MSEEIYIVSGARTPMGGLMGDLAAVTAPQLGSTAIKAAVERSGLGGDKIDEVFMGCVLPAGLKQCPARQASRYAGLPDQVGAVTVNKACGSGMQATIFGIDSIRAGTNKIAIAGGLESMSNAPHLMPSGRAGQRLGHTQIYDHMFMDGLEDAYTGGAMGSFAQATADEHGITREAMDDFAIQSLTRAKNAIEQGLLKAETAAVEVKTRRETITVVDDEQPHKGRVDKIPGLRAAFAKDGTITAANASSISDGASALILASESAVNEYGLTPMAKIVAHSRASRDPAEFTLAPVDAISSLMEKTGWSASDVDLWEINEAFAMVTMLAMQAHGLDPEKVNVHGGACAQGHPIGSTGSRIIITLMHAMHHYGKDKGVAALCIGGGEATAVAIEKC, encoded by the coding sequence ATGTCCGAAGAAATCTACATTGTGAGTGGTGCCAGAACCCCTATGGGTGGGCTAATGGGCGACCTCGCTGCCGTCACCGCCCCGCAACTCGGCAGTACGGCGATCAAGGCCGCCGTTGAGCGCTCAGGTTTGGGCGGGGACAAGATTGATGAGGTCTTCATGGGCTGTGTGCTCCCAGCGGGCCTTAAGCAATGTCCCGCACGGCAGGCAAGTCGGTACGCGGGCCTGCCAGACCAGGTGGGCGCAGTCACTGTAAACAAGGCCTGTGGTAGCGGTATGCAAGCCACAATCTTTGGCATTGACAGCATTCGTGCTGGCACCAACAAAATCGCTATAGCGGGTGGCCTTGAGAGCATGTCTAACGCACCGCACCTCATGCCCAGCGGCCGAGCGGGTCAGCGATTGGGCCATACGCAGATTTATGACCATATGTTCATGGACGGTTTGGAAGACGCCTACACGGGCGGCGCAATGGGCAGCTTCGCTCAAGCCACAGCCGATGAACATGGCATCACCCGCGAGGCGATGGATGACTTTGCGATTCAGAGCCTTACGCGTGCCAAGAACGCAATCGAGCAAGGTCTGCTCAAGGCTGAGACTGCCGCTGTCGAGGTAAAAACACGTCGCGAGACCATTACGGTTGTTGACGACGAGCAACCTCATAAGGGCCGCGTCGACAAGATACCTGGTTTGCGAGCGGCGTTTGCCAAAGACGGTACGATCACCGCAGCGAATGCCAGCTCGATTTCCGACGGTGCTAGTGCGCTTATTCTCGCGAGCGAGTCCGCTGTCAACGAATATGGCTTGACGCCAATGGCTAAAATCGTGGCGCACTCGCGCGCTAGCCGCGATCCAGCTGAGTTCACGCTCGCACCTGTGGATGCGATTTCTTCGCTGATGGAGAAAACCGGTTGGTCGGCGAGTGACGTAGATCTGTGGGAGATTAACGAGGCCTTCGCTATGGTGACTATGCTGGCCATGCAAGCGCACGGATTGGACCCTGAAAAGGTCAACGTACACGGTGGTGCCTGCGCACAGGGTCACCCCATCGGCTCCACAGGCTCTCGAATCATCATCACCCTAATGCATGCCATGCACCACTATGGCAAGGACAAAGGTGTAGCTGCGCTGTGCATTGGTGGCGGCGAGGCGACTGCTGTTGCCATTGAGAAGTGCTGA